The proteins below come from a single uncultured Carboxylicivirga sp. genomic window:
- the porV gene encoding type IX secretion system outer membrane channel protein PorV, which yields MKKNLLKIGTALIILSLNFIFIEAQTPIQTAVPFLNINPESRSGGMGDVGAATSPDMNSQHLNPAKYAFIESSMGVSVSFTPWLRSLVNDINMYYVTYHYRMDKMQTLSASLRYFSMGQITFTGADGTDQYTGSPNEFALDAAYSRILSEKFSGAVAFRYIRSDLTNGYGDNGALSAGNAFAADVAFYFVNPMRVNRNDAEFSAGLNISNIGSKISYDKVNKEFIPTNIKLGVGFAMDMDKYNSISFALDANKLLVPSAQLSGDGEDMTGLSVPAAIFKSFGDHTDGFSGELQEITVSLGAEYWYDKQFALRAGYFHENENQGNRKFASAGAGLRFNAFQLDASYIIPIVANNPLGNTMRFSLSFDLSEMNGGNKKKRR from the coding sequence ATGAAGAAGAATTTATTAAAGATTGGAACAGCACTCATTATCCTGTCTTTAAACTTTATATTTATAGAGGCTCAAACACCAATACAAACCGCTGTACCATTCTTAAATATTAATCCAGAATCACGGTCTGGAGGTATGGGAGATGTAGGTGCAGCTACTTCGCCAGATATGAATTCGCAACATTTAAATCCTGCCAAATATGCTTTTATCGAAAGTAGCATGGGGGTGTCTGTATCTTTTACTCCGTGGTTAAGATCTTTGGTAAATGATATTAATATGTATTATGTAACTTATCATTACCGAATGGATAAGATGCAAACATTAAGTGCATCGTTAAGATATTTTTCAATGGGGCAAATTACATTTACAGGTGCTGATGGAACTGACCAGTATACAGGTAGTCCCAATGAATTTGCATTAGATGCAGCATATTCAAGAATTTTATCAGAAAAATTCTCAGGAGCGGTTGCTTTCCGATATATCAGATCTGATTTAACTAATGGGTATGGAGATAACGGAGCTTTAAGTGCTGGTAACGCATTTGCTGCCGATGTTGCTTTTTACTTTGTTAATCCAATGAGGGTAAATCGAAATGACGCAGAATTTTCTGCTGGTTTAAATATTTCTAATATTGGATCAAAAATTAGTTACGATAAGGTGAATAAAGAGTTTATACCAACTAACATAAAATTGGGGGTTGGTTTTGCCATGGATATGGATAAATACAACTCAATTTCGTTTGCTTTAGATGCTAATAAACTATTGGTACCGTCAGCACAATTAAGTGGTGATGGAGAAGATATGACAGGTTTGTCAGTTCCTGCAGCAATATTTAAATCGTTTGGAGATCACACTGATGGTTTTTCAGGTGAACTGCAGGAGATCACCGTTTCGCTGGGGGCCGAGTATTGGTATGATAAACAATTTGCATTAAGAGCTGGTTATTTTCATGAAAACGAAAATCAAGGAAATCGTAAATTTGCTTCTGCGGGTGCAGGATTACGATTTAATGCCTTTCAATTAGATGCATCTTATATTATTCCAATTGTAGCAAATAATCCACTTGGAAATACAATGCGTTTTTCCTTATCGTTTGATTTAAGTGAGATGAATGGAGGTAATAAAAAGAAACGTAGATAA
- the porU gene encoding type IX secretion system sortase PorU: MVRIVILVIFSIWFSVGLRAQTISETKVIQWNRCDESNPLLSFSNQSGVTTEELPLLMVRYPLPSNNLTLQDIKVKLNVLEQNATNAVETALIKKMDVNAITYSETHIVTIRKKNYLEIQMVPIVFNEDLKVYNKINCIQIQVDTIKTSYSTALTTINNSSVAEHSVLSSGRWIKIGITESGIHKIPYSLLSSWGFSDGANVKVFGNGGNMLPKSNGMSRIDDLAENAVMHANNAIYFYAQGPTEWTYNTQRDMFVQQINDYSDEAYYFLTEDVGEGREVQVSTDAYDTYNVETNEYDSYDYYEAEMYNIIKSGRTWYGDRIEVGTPVDFEFNFPNLVKDQPVKLLTNVIGRSSSVSYMNIFVNGSEQALHSISIPSVTYGTTTGNAAQKGIADASFYSNSNTIQVGLEYRSNSGGAYSYLNYLCINAKESLILNDELAFRNKDVIGNSNVVRYYIDNTNNNSILWNITNHTSPVSINLEDYGNKRGFTAEARYLKEYIVFNPSANFPQPTFLEEVSNQDLHGATVPEMLIVANPIFKDQAERLAALHLEHSGLQCLVVEPELVYNEFSSGQPDVCALRDYARFLYEKQDGFKYLLLFGNGSYDNRSIDSDNTNFILTYQSENSINFSNSYVSDDFYGFLDLNEGENIQTNKLDIGIGRFPVNNTMEAKAVVDKIENYLFGSDYSNWKGTLTFVGDDGDSNLHMWQADSLTRMVNTSNPEFDINKIYLDAYVKETNTAGDRYPDAHDAIMDAIGNGTLIFNYTGHGSENQLAHENILNRTDIQGLTNANKLPLFVTATCEFSRFDDKTLRDGSAGEAVLISPNGGGIGLLTTTRVAWSNSNFSLNKTLYENIFQQGEYGEIPRLGDIICKTKNAISNTINKLNFTLLGDPALQLAYPSNNILIEKLNGETNPEKQDTLKALDLVNIEGLVDGEQTDIFKSGTVNVRVFDKPVTATTQGNTGNVPFGYEVFESRIFNGDVDVKDGRFTVSFMVPKDIKYNVDNGRVSFYGSDTDLNEAFGASNTIKVGSMTNNPPDDNEGPEIVAWLNDESFENGDITGSSPILEANFFDESGINASGVGIGHDITLTIDDNRANSIILNDYYSSVNNTYKKGSLSYQLPALEKGDHVLQLKAWDNVNNSSTIELSFKVEISGELKISNSMLYPNPIRSSETVFISFEHDSPNSTLNTTLRLYDLSGRRIDEVSQQVPSVGIAVTAFQYQIPSVVRRGMYILKSDFSTNEGQQGSFSKKILVIE, encoded by the coding sequence ATGGTAAGGATAGTAATATTAGTAATATTTTCGATTTGGTTCTCAGTTGGATTAAGAGCTCAAACTATTAGTGAAACTAAAGTTATACAGTGGAATCGGTGTGATGAATCCAATCCGTTATTGAGTTTTTCAAATCAGTCAGGGGTTACGACTGAAGAATTACCATTATTAATGGTTAGATATCCATTGCCTTCAAATAATCTTACACTCCAGGACATAAAAGTAAAACTAAATGTTCTTGAACAAAATGCAACAAATGCAGTCGAAACAGCTTTGATAAAAAAAATGGATGTTAATGCTATAACTTATAGTGAAACGCACATTGTCACCATCAGGAAAAAGAACTATCTCGAAATTCAGATGGTACCTATAGTATTTAATGAAGATTTAAAAGTATATAATAAAATAAATTGTATTCAAATACAGGTAGATACAATAAAAACATCGTATTCGACTGCTTTAACAACTATCAATAATTCTTCTGTAGCTGAGCATTCTGTATTAAGTTCTGGAAGATGGATTAAAATAGGCATTACAGAATCTGGAATTCATAAAATACCATATTCGTTATTGAGTTCATGGGGATTTTCTGATGGAGCAAATGTAAAAGTATTTGGTAACGGTGGAAATATGTTACCTAAAAGTAATGGCATGAGTCGGATTGATGATTTAGCTGAAAATGCGGTTATGCATGCGAATAATGCTATTTATTTTTATGCTCAAGGACCAACAGAATGGACCTATAATACGCAACGCGATATGTTTGTACAACAAATTAATGATTATTCTGATGAAGCATATTATTTTCTAACCGAAGATGTTGGTGAAGGTAGAGAAGTTCAGGTAAGTACTGATGCTTATGATACCTATAATGTAGAAACAAATGAATATGATAGCTATGACTATTATGAGGCTGAAATGTATAATATAATCAAGTCGGGAAGAACATGGTATGGAGATCGTATAGAAGTAGGGACTCCCGTTGATTTTGAGTTTAATTTTCCAAATTTGGTAAAAGATCAACCAGTAAAGTTGTTAACTAATGTAATAGGGCGTTCAAGTTCAGTATCATATATGAATATATTTGTAAATGGTTCAGAACAAGCATTACATAGTATATCTATTCCTTCGGTAACCTACGGTACGACGACGGGAAATGCTGCTCAAAAAGGGATAGCTGATGCTTCATTTTATAGTAATTCAAATACTATTCAGGTTGGTCTAGAATATCGTTCTAATTCAGGTGGCGCATATTCATATTTAAATTATTTATGTATAAACGCTAAGGAGTCTTTAATATTAAATGATGAATTAGCCTTTCGGAATAAGGATGTTATAGGAAATAGCAATGTGGTAAGATATTATATTGATAATACGAATAACAACTCTATATTGTGGAATATTACCAATCACACATCACCTGTTTCTATTAATTTGGAGGACTATGGAAATAAAAGGGGATTTACCGCCGAAGCCAGATATTTAAAAGAGTATATAGTATTTAATCCTTCAGCAAATTTTCCACAACCAACATTTTTAGAAGAAGTTTCTAATCAGGATTTGCATGGAGCTACGGTTCCGGAAATGCTAATTGTTGCGAATCCTATATTTAAAGATCAGGCAGAAAGACTAGCCGCTTTGCATTTAGAACATTCTGGTTTGCAGTGCTTGGTAGTTGAGCCGGAACTGGTGTATAATGAATTCTCATCCGGTCAACCTGATGTTTGTGCACTACGAGATTATGCTCGCTTTTTATATGAAAAACAAGATGGGTTTAAATATTTATTGTTGTTTGGCAATGGTTCATATGATAATAGAAGTATCGATTCTGATAATACCAATTTTATATTAACTTATCAATCAGAAAACTCAATTAATTTTTCAAATTCATATGTGTCAGATGATTTTTATGGCTTTCTGGATTTAAATGAGGGTGAAAATATTCAAACTAATAAGCTGGATATAGGTATTGGAAGATTTCCTGTGAATAACACAATGGAGGCGAAGGCTGTCGTTGATAAAATAGAAAATTATCTCTTCGGTTCTGATTATAGTAATTGGAAAGGTACTTTAACATTTGTTGGGGATGATGGGGATAGTAATCTTCATATGTGGCAGGCTGATTCGCTAACTAGAATGGTTAACACGAGTAATCCTGAATTCGACATCAATAAAATTTATCTGGATGCCTATGTTAAGGAGACAAACACTGCTGGTGATCGTTATCCAGATGCACATGATGCGATTATGGACGCCATTGGTAATGGAACACTGATTTTTAATTATACAGGTCATGGAAGTGAAAATCAATTGGCACATGAAAATATTTTAAATCGTACGGATATTCAGGGATTAACCAACGCTAATAAGTTGCCTTTATTTGTAACAGCAACATGTGAATTTAGCCGTTTTGATGATAAGACGCTTAGAGACGGTTCTGCTGGTGAGGCAGTGTTAATATCTCCTAATGGTGGTGGAATTGGGCTTTTAACTACAACACGCGTAGCTTGGTCTAATTCTAATTTTTCATTAAATAAAACACTATATGAAAATATATTTCAGCAGGGTGAGTACGGAGAAATACCTCGATTGGGGGATATTATTTGTAAAACTAAAAATGCAATAAGCAATACTATTAATAAATTGAATTTTACATTGTTAGGCGACCCAGCATTGCAGTTGGCTTATCCAAGTAACAATATATTAATTGAAAAGCTAAATGGAGAAACTAATCCGGAAAAACAAGACACTTTAAAAGCCTTAGATTTAGTAAATATAGAAGGTTTAGTCGATGGAGAACAAACTGATATTTTTAAATCAGGAACAGTAAACGTCAGAGTATTTGATAAACCTGTTACTGCTACAACACAGGGGAATACGGGTAATGTTCCTTTTGGATATGAGGTGTTTGAAAGTCGGATTTTTAATGGAGATGTGGATGTAAAAGATGGTCGTTTTACGGTTTCTTTTATGGTACCTAAAGATATTAAATACAATGTTGATAATGGAAGAGTTAGTTTTTATGGATCAGATACTGATTTAAATGAAGCGTTTGGTGCCAGTAATACAATTAAAGTTGGTAGCATGACGAACAATCCTCCAGATGATAATGAAGGGCCTGAAATAGTAGCGTGGTTAAACGACGAAAGTTTTGAAAATGGCGATATTACAGGATCTAGTCCTATTTTAGAAGCTAATTTTTTCGATGAGAGTGGTATAAATGCTAGTGGAGTTGGTATTGGGCATGACATAACGCTAACGATAGATGATAACAGAGCTAATTCAATTATTCTAAATGATTATTACAGCTCAGTAAACAATACCTATAAGAAAGGGAGCTTATCATATCAGCTTCCTGCGTTAGAAAAAGGAGATCATGTATTGCAGTTAAAGGCTTGGGATAATGTAAACAATTCATCAACCATAGAACTTTCATTTAAAGTTGAAATTTCTGGAGAATTGAAAATATCAAATTCAATGTTATACCCTAATCCAATCAGATCTTCCGAAACTGTATTTATTTCGTTTGAACATGATTCTCCCAACTCAACCTTAAATACTACATTACGTCTTTATGATTTAAGTGGAAGAAGAATCGATGAGGTTAGTCAGCAGGTTCCTTCTGTTGGAATTGCAGTTACGGCTTTTCAATATCAGATTCCTTCTGTTGTGAGAAGAGGGATGTATATCTTAAAAAGTGACTTTTCAACTAATGAAGGACAACAAGGTAGTTTCTCAAAAAAAATATTGGTGATAGAATAA
- the murF gene encoding UDP-N-acetylmuramoyl-tripeptide--D-alanyl-D-alanine ligase, whose amino-acid sequence MDKIKDIYKAFCQSSGISTDSRNCPDNSMFVALKGSNFDGNKYIDEVLSQGATYAISSNSEFSTLENVFIVEDTLLTLQQLANYHRKHLTFPIISITGTNGKTTSKELINTVLSEKYKTKATAGNFNNHIGVPLTLLSFSNDLEIGIVEMGANHMGEIELLCNIAEPDYCLITNVGKAHLEGFGSFEGVKKAKGEMYQYALKNEKTIFINKSNLHLKEMAKSNTNKFEYGKNSNIEAKITSLNPFVSIEWDDYKTNNRYETTTNLIGSYNLENINAAIAIGRYFDVEPEAINKALTNYSPTNNRSQFIQTNENKIIMDAYNANPSSMVVALDNFNQIEEDKKIVILGGMKELGKDSEKEHQKLIELIDNCSFNKVILIGEEFSGINKQYIHFTTNAECIASLKKNQLKDSYILIKGSRSNKLEELLPLL is encoded by the coding sequence ATGGATAAGATTAAAGATATTTATAAGGCTTTCTGCCAATCCTCAGGAATTTCAACTGATAGTAGAAACTGCCCTGATAATTCGATGTTTGTAGCCTTAAAAGGCAGTAATTTTGATGGTAATAAATATATTGACGAAGTCTTATCCCAAGGTGCCACTTATGCAATCAGTAGCAATTCAGAATTCAGCACCCTAGAGAATGTATTTATTGTAGAGGATACACTGTTAACGTTACAACAATTAGCTAATTACCACCGTAAACACCTTACCTTCCCCATCATATCTATCACTGGCACTAATGGAAAAACCACCTCAAAGGAGCTAATTAATACAGTTCTTTCAGAAAAATACAAAACTAAAGCCACAGCCGGAAATTTCAACAATCATATTGGTGTACCGTTAACTCTCCTTTCCTTTTCGAATGATTTGGAAATTGGCATTGTTGAAATGGGCGCAAATCATATGGGTGAAATAGAATTACTATGCAATATAGCTGAGCCGGATTACTGTTTGATTACAAACGTAGGCAAAGCACATCTTGAAGGATTTGGATCATTTGAAGGAGTAAAAAAAGCAAAAGGTGAAATGTACCAATATGCACTTAAAAATGAGAAGACAATTTTCATCAATAAAAGTAATCTTCATTTGAAGGAAATGGCCAAATCAAATACCAATAAGTTTGAATACGGAAAAAATAGTAATATCGAAGCAAAAATAACCTCATTAAATCCTTTTGTAAGTATTGAATGGGATGACTACAAAACAAATAATAGATACGAAACAACTACTAATTTAATTGGCTCATACAACTTAGAAAACATAAATGCTGCTATTGCTATTGGAAGATACTTCGACGTTGAACCAGAAGCAATAAATAAAGCATTAACTAATTATTCTCCAACTAACAATCGCTCTCAATTTATCCAAACGAATGAAAATAAAATTATAATGGATGCTTACAATGCTAATCCATCAAGCATGGTGGTTGCTTTGGATAATTTCAACCAAATTGAAGAAGACAAAAAGATTGTAATTCTTGGTGGTATGAAAGAGTTAGGAAAAGATTCTGAAAAGGAACACCAAAAGCTTATTGAATTAATTGACAATTGCTCATTCAACAAAGTAATACTGATTGGCGAGGAATTCTCAGGCATAAATAAACAATACATACATTTTACCACCAATGCAGAATGTATTGCATCTCTGAAAAAGAATCAATTAAAAGACTCGTATATATTAATTAAAGGCTCACGAAGTAATAAACTTGAAGAATTATTACCTCTCTTATAA
- a CDS encoding OmpA family protein, producing MPFLSKSYRNIFLFVIVSLLFSCSGGKKMGNANKAYLIGEYDRGAKQFKKAYKKEKNKYTQGEISFYMGECYRHTNKYNKAASSYKRSVRYKYENIDAELYMAQCYLATGKYDDAEEAFKSYLDKKALDRRAQNGLASIRLVESDSIKTRYQVEKIKGLSTTRYSDFCPGYASTDYDQVYFSSMRTEKKAKRRSRITGQGVSNIYMSRIDAKGDWTDPEMIDESINTQFDEGSGTMSSDGKTMYFTKCPYNNEEPLTAQIFEVTRSGGKWGEPTQIAIGGDSLLVAHPAISPDGNTLYFVSDMPGGEGGKDIWKAAKGGESGWGEPINMGNVINTPGDEMFPYVRDDGSLYFASNGHVGYGGLDIYRAVFDEEAGYYRVSNLGKPINSEGDDFGIVFKGMEEEGLLSSSRGSSKGVDNIYSFILPKLEFSMKGRVFAQNEETPITEAYVRLIGSDGTNIKLNVKEDGAFGFQLKKQTDYVFMVASKGYFNYKHKFTTVGLSDNKEFEFDVPMMPMEDAIMFQNLYFEKGKYDLNNDSKQELDRLVAILDMNQSIVLDIAAHASGEGSETESIVLSQKRAEAVMNYLLSKGVKTQRLSAKGYGDTQPVEVNAKLARKYDFLVQGTTLTPVIIGQMRGNANKRTANEINRRIEFKIHKNEDSE from the coding sequence ATGCCCTTTTTGTCGAAATCTTACCGAAATATTTTTCTTTTTGTTATTGTTTCACTTCTTTTTTCTTGTTCAGGAGGAAAGAAAATGGGTAATGCCAATAAGGCATATCTTATTGGGGAGTACGACAGGGGTGCTAAGCAGTTCAAAAAAGCTTATAAGAAAGAAAAGAATAAGTACACGCAAGGTGAGATTTCGTTTTACATGGGCGAATGTTATCGACACACCAACAAGTATAATAAGGCAGCAAGTAGTTATAAACGGAGTGTAAGATATAAATATGAAAATATTGATGCAGAGCTCTACATGGCACAATGTTATCTGGCAACAGGTAAATACGACGATGCTGAAGAGGCTTTTAAAAGTTACCTTGATAAAAAAGCGTTAGACAGAAGAGCTCAAAACGGATTAGCTTCCATTCGGTTGGTTGAATCCGATTCAATAAAAACCCGTTATCAGGTTGAAAAAATTAAAGGCTTAAGTACTACTCGTTACAGTGATTTTTGTCCTGGATATGCCAGTACCGACTATGATCAGGTATATTTCTCTTCGATGCGAACCGAGAAAAAGGCAAAGCGACGAAGTAGGATTACAGGTCAAGGTGTCTCTAATATATATATGTCGAGGATTGATGCTAAAGGTGATTGGACTGATCCTGAAATGATAGATGAATCAATCAATACGCAGTTTGATGAAGGTTCAGGAACCATGTCTTCAGACGGTAAAACAATGTATTTTACCAAGTGCCCATATAATAACGAAGAACCATTGACCGCGCAAATTTTCGAGGTAACTCGTTCGGGAGGCAAGTGGGGAGAACCAACGCAAATTGCTATTGGTGGCGATAGCTTATTAGTGGCGCATCCGGCTATTTCGCCCGATGGTAATACTCTTTATTTTGTTAGTGATATGCCAGGTGGTGAAGGCGGAAAAGATATATGGAAAGCTGCTAAAGGAGGTGAAAGTGGATGGGGCGAACCTATAAATATGGGAAATGTAATCAATACTCCGGGTGATGAAATGTTTCCTTATGTTCGAGATGATGGTAGTCTTTATTTTGCTTCTAACGGACATGTGGGATATGGTGGTTTAGATATTTATCGGGCTGTTTTTGATGAGGAAGCTGGCTATTATAGAGTTTCTAATTTGGGAAAACCCATCAATAGCGAGGGCGATGATTTTGGTATTGTGTTCAAAGGCATGGAAGAAGAAGGTTTGTTAAGCTCTTCGCGAGGTAGCTCCAAAGGTGTTGATAATATTTACTCGTTTATTCTTCCAAAACTAGAATTTAGTATGAAGGGGCGTGTTTTTGCTCAGAACGAAGAAACACCTATAACCGAAGCATATGTCCGTCTGATCGGTAGTGATGGTACCAATATCAAACTGAATGTTAAAGAAGATGGTGCATTTGGGTTTCAATTAAAAAAGCAAACCGATTATGTTTTTATGGTAGCTTCAAAAGGGTATTTTAACTACAAACACAAATTTACAACTGTTGGTTTAAGCGATAATAAAGAGTTTGAATTTGATGTGCCAATGATGCCAATGGAAGATGCTATTATGTTTCAGAATTTATATTTCGAGAAAGGTAAATACGATTTAAATAATGATTCGAAGCAAGAGTTAGATCGTTTGGTTGCCATACTGGATATGAATCAAAGCATTGTATTGGATATTGCAGCACATGCATCGGGTGAGGGAAGCGAAACTGAATCGATTGTGTTGAGTCAGAAGAGGGCCGAAGCTGTAATGAATTATTTACTATCAAAAGGTGTAAAAACACAACGTCTATCAGCTAAAGGATATGGAGATACGCAACCGGTTGAAGTGAATGCTAAATTGGCTCGTAAATATGATTTTTTAGTACAAGGAACTACTTTAACACCAGTTATTATTGGACAAATGCGTGGAAATGCTAATAAACGTACCGCCAACGAAATAAATCGTAGAATAGAGTTTAAGATTCACAAAAACGAAGACTCAGAATAG
- a CDS encoding thioredoxin family protein, whose amino-acid sequence MNEVEKLVQEKDAIVLYFSHDGCSVCKVLKPKVKELIEEKYPKSEFAYINTVEQPEIAASYQVFAVPTVLVYFQGKEYYRFSRNIGLTQIDEAIARPYQLLF is encoded by the coding sequence ATGAATGAGGTTGAAAAGTTGGTTCAGGAAAAAGATGCAATAGTTCTTTATTTTTCACATGATGGATGTAGCGTTTGTAAGGTTCTTAAACCGAAGGTGAAAGAACTAATAGAAGAAAAATACCCGAAGAGTGAATTTGCCTATATTAATACTGTTGAACAACCCGAAATAGCTGCTAGTTATCAGGTTTTTGCAGTGCCAACGGTATTAGTCTATTTTCAAGGTAAAGAGTATTATCGTTTTAGTCGTAATATCGGATTGACTCAAATAGATGAAGCAATAGCACGACCTTATCAACTTTTATTTTAA
- the ispF gene encoding 2-C-methyl-D-erythritol 2,4-cyclodiphosphate synthase: MKIRVGFGYDVHKLGQGEELWIGGIKVDHSKGSIGHSDGDVLIHAICDALLGAANMRDIGFHFPDTDPSLKGIDSKIILRKTVELITDKGFSIGNIDSTIALQKPKLKDLIPTMQKVLAENMGVDMEDVAIKATTTEKLGFVGTEDGIAAYATVLISK; encoded by the coding sequence ATGAAAATAAGAGTTGGCTTTGGATACGATGTTCATAAGTTGGGCCAAGGAGAAGAATTATGGATAGGTGGAATCAAAGTTGATCATAGTAAAGGAAGTATAGGTCATTCAGATGGTGATGTTTTAATACATGCCATCTGCGATGCTTTATTAGGTGCTGCAAATATGCGCGATATTGGTTTTCACTTCCCCGATACTGATCCATCATTAAAGGGCATTGATAGTAAAATCATATTACGAAAAACGGTTGAGTTAATCACTGATAAAGGATTTTCTATCGGTAATATTGATTCAACAATTGCATTGCAAAAACCAAAGCTCAAAGATTTGATCCCTACAATGCAAAAGGTACTGGCCGAGAATATGGGAGTTGATATGGAAGATGTTGCCATAAAAGCCACTACAACCGAGAAGTTAGGCTTTGTAGGAACCGAAGATGGAATAGCTGCTTATGCTACAGTATTGATTTCAAAATAA
- the gldJ gene encoding gliding motility lipoprotein GldJ, with translation MRIKNGIILAIFALSMVGFSSCKSGKGNKSVSSTTGWEYNTPDNGGFEYKAGYEQETGPGLVFIEGGTFIMGRVEQDVLYEWNNAPRRVTVPSFYMDETEVRNVDYLEYLFWINRVYVDYPEVYRKALPDTLVWRRPMAYNEPMVENYLRHPAYAEYPVVGVNHIQAQDYCKWRTDRVNENILVQEGILELDVNQQNENVFDTEAYLYGQYEGIQGKRPMEDLNPNNESRRVRWDDGLLLPKYRLPTEAEWEYAALGLIGNSYDERMTNRRIYPWDGHILRNADKKERGKMMANFVRGNGDMMGMAGDLNDGGDVTVDVHSYYPNDYGLYCMAGNVNEWVADVFRPLSFEDMDEFSPYRGNVFKQKVLDEEGYIVEKDSLGHIRYRPETDKDIMNRKNYRTADNRNFDDGDAVTNISEGSTWVDSEKSTGSMYSGAPNSSLGSLVSDRSRVYKGGGWRDRAYWLAPGARRYLDERESRDDLGFRCAMTRVGSPISGKKK, from the coding sequence ATGAGGATTAAAAACGGAATTATTCTGGCTATTTTTGCTTTAAGTATGGTTGGTTTTTCATCATGCAAAAGTGGTAAGGGCAACAAAAGCGTTTCATCAACTACAGGTTGGGAATATAATACTCCCGACAATGGTGGTTTTGAATATAAGGCTGGTTACGAACAGGAAACAGGTCCTGGTCTTGTATTTATTGAAGGTGGTACCTTTATTATGGGTCGCGTTGAGCAAGATGTACTTTATGAATGGAATAATGCTCCACGTAGAGTTACTGTTCCATCGTTTTACATGGATGAAACAGAAGTTCGAAATGTTGACTACCTTGAATATTTATTCTGGATTAACCGTGTGTATGTTGATTACCCCGAAGTATACCGAAAGGCTTTACCTGACACATTAGTTTGGCGTCGTCCAATGGCATACAATGAGCCAATGGTTGAAAATTATTTACGTCACCCAGCTTATGCAGAGTACCCTGTAGTTGGTGTCAATCATATTCAAGCACAAGACTACTGTAAATGGCGTACTGATCGTGTAAACGAAAATATCTTAGTACAAGAAGGTATTCTTGAATTAGATGTTAATCAACAAAACGAAAACGTTTTTGACACAGAAGCATACTTATATGGACAATATGAAGGTATCCAAGGTAAAAGACCAATGGAAGACCTTAATCCAAATAACGAAAGTCGTCGTGTAAGATGGGATGATGGTCTTTTATTACCAAAGTATCGCCTCCCAACCGAAGCTGAGTGGGAATATGCTGCTTTAGGTTTGATTGGAAACTCTTACGATGAAAGAATGACAAATCGTCGTATCTATCCTTGGGATGGTCATATCTTACGTAATGCCGATAAAAAGGAAAGAGGTAAAATGATGGCTAACTTTGTAAGAGGAAATGGTGATATGATGGGTATGGCCGGTGACTTAAATGATGGAGGTGATGTTACTGTTGATGTTCACTCATATTATCCAAACGATTATGGTTTATACTGTATGGCTGGTAACGTTAACGAGTGGGTTGCTGATGTATTCCGTCCTCTATCATTCGAAGACATGGATGAATTCAGCCCTTATCGTGGTAACGTATTCAAACAAAAAGTTCTTGATGAAGAAGGCTACATTGTTGAAAAAGACAGCTTAGGTCACATTCGATACAGACCAGAGACTGACAAAGACATTATGAACCGCAAGAATTATCGTACTGCTGATAACCGTAACTTTGATGATGGCGATGCAGTAACTAATATTTCTGAGGGTTCAACATGGGTTGATTCAGAAAAAAGTACTGGTAGCATGTACTCTGGAGCACCTAATAGTAGCTTAGGAAGTTTAGTGAGCGACCGTTCAAGAGTATACAAAGGTGGAGGTTGGAGAGACCGTGCTTATTGGTTAGCTCCAGGTGCTCGTCGTTACTTAGACGAACGTGAAAGTCGTGATGACTTAGGTTTCCGTTGTGCTATGACACGTGTAGGAAGCCCTATTTCAGGCAAGAAAAAATAA